Proteins from a single region of Raphanus sativus cultivar WK10039 unplaced genomic scaffold, ASM80110v3 Scaffold1913, whole genome shotgun sequence:
- the LOC130504973 gene encoding pentatricopeptide repeat-containing protein At1g29710, mitochondrial-like: MVLLWCGKLKLSKPYLALATQTGSRWLSSRGSLSHHHHDNYHSMISNGKSKIITRLEQHVTWHTWTQNPIVGQNRTVSSITGQDVSVQKFDEFCKHGNFREAIEVLLYLQDRGYAIGMSRLLRLAKLRDKPEAIEEAKFVKLFHEMSVKNPETWCVMMRCLVSNGYGDEAIGLFTRFKQEGNKPDGEIFKEVFSAYTLTGDIKNGLLQFEAMQRDYGIEPSMEHYNSVTKMLATSGHLDEALSFIEKMPVEPSVDVWETLMNLSRVHGDVELGDRCAEMVDKLDATRLDKVSSVGLLAKLNYIYGTKATSHPETDSIYETLKSLHLQMLEMGYVPSTKEWRNERVVKENREEWTFGYKEEVTIVKKLLDSRPRSPVTVISNFRICQDCHDALKFMSKITGRELIKRDSKRFHRFSKGICSCNDYW, translated from the coding sequence ATGGTGCTATTATGGTGCGGAAAACTCAAACTTTCAAAACCATACCTAGCTTTGGCAACGCAGACAGGAAGCCGCTGGCTTAGTTCACGTGGATCCCTCTCTCATCACCATCATGATAATTATCATAGCATGATAAGCAATGGCAAGTCGAAGATCATCACTAGGCTTGAACAACACGTAACCTGGCACACATGGACACAAAATCCAATCGTAGGACAAAACAGAACAGTTTCTTCAATTACTGGTCAGGATGTTTCTGTTCAGAAATTCGATGAGTTTTGCAAGCATGGTAATTTTAGAGAAGCTATAGAGGTTCTACTTTACTTGCAGGATCGTGGTTACGCTATTGGTATGAGTAGACTTTTAAGGTTAGCGAAACTACGTGATAAACCAGAAGCTATAGAAGAAGCAAAGTTTGTCAAGCTGTTCCACGAGATGTCTGTGAAGAATCCGGAGACTTGGTGTGTTATGATGAGGTGTTTAGTCAGCAACGGTTATGGTGACGAAGCCATCGGTTTATTCACTCGTTTCAAACAAGAAGGAAACAAACCAGATGGAGAGATATTCAAAGAAGTCTTCTCTGCATATACTTTGACCGGAGATATTAAGAATGGATTACTACAGTTTGAAGCCATGCAAAGAGACTACGGAATCGAACCTTCCATGGAACATTATAATAGTGTTACCAAAATGCTGGCAACTTCTGGTCACTTGGACGAGGCACTCAGCTTTATTGAGAAAATGCCAGTGGAGCCAAGTGTTGACGTGTGGGAGACGCTAATGAATCTTTCTAGGGTTCATGGAGATGTGGAGCTTGGAGATAGATGTGCTGAGATGGTTGATAAGTTAGATGCCACCAGATTAGACAAAGTGTCAAGTGTAGGCCTTTTggcaaaattgaattatatatatggaACAAAAGCTACTTCACATCCAGAAACGGATTCGATCTACGAGACGCTAAAGAGTCTGCACTTACAAATGCTAGAAATGGGTTATGTTCCTAGCACTAAAGAGTGGCGTAACGAACGCGTGGTGAAGGAGAATAGGGAAGAATGGACTTTTGGATACAAAGAGGAAGTCACGATTGTTAAGAAGCTTCTTGACTCGAGGCCTCGATCTCCGGTCACTGTGATAAGTAATTTTCGCATTTGCCAAGATTGCCACGATGCATTGAAGTTTATGTCAAAGATAACTGGCAGAGAGCTGATTAAGCGAGATTCAAAGAGATTTCACCGCTTCAGTAAAGGCATCTGCTCGTGCAACGATTACTGGTGA